A single window of Ammospiza caudacuta isolate bAmmCau1 chromosome 12, bAmmCau1.pri, whole genome shotgun sequence DNA harbors:
- the PRICKLE2 gene encoding prickle-like protein 2: protein MFGRGSRKRLSSRSLTASGEPERGQPCNTCGDQCPGFALHKWRKICLHCKCSQEEHIVTVMPLEMEKTVTKLMFDFQRNSTSDDDSGCALEEYAWVPPGLKPEQVHQYYSCLPEDKVPYVNSPGEKSRIKQLLHQLPPHDNEVRYCNSLDEEEKRELKLFSNQRKRENLGRGNVRPFPVTMTGAICEQCGGQINGGDMAVFASRAGHGVCWHPPCFICSVCNELLVDLIYFYQDGKIYCGRHHAECLKPRCAACDEIIFADECTEAEGRHWHMKHFCCFECETVLGGQRYIMKDGRPYCCSCFESLYAEYCDTCAQHIGIDQGQMTYDGQHWHATETCFCCAQCKKSLLGRPFLPKQGQIFCSRACSIGDDPNGSDSSDSAFQSARAKESRRSAKIGKNKGKGEEGARSPCNQLQVTSNRLSTDVDPLSLQMDLLSLASQTPSLNRDHLWRSRDELYHYGGKMEQSQSQTPLQLLSQCNIRTSYNPTQVPGSQSDLWAKHFSNQKRSSSLAMKSHGGSFIQDCREDYYSGRLRSQESYSDMSNQSFPETRGSVKVPKYEEEEEGGMPASQCRTRHPINALKFTEDLTPTEQTPRGSMESLALSNATGLSADGGAKRQEHLSRFSMPDLSKDSGMNVSEKMSNMGTLNSSMQFRSAESVRSLLSAQQYQDMEPTLHDLASPLGYQERPSHGRMHQSFDYGSGVPGGQLGPQEIPRHAPMSERTRRRTVLRDDERHYRPHRPRRSRRSRSDNALHLASEQSYRLKERPSLRARDDYDPFVHQRSCRETVEQGPYRDVYGHCPRTVSDLALQNHLGERWGPYFAEYDWCSTCSSSSESDNEGYFLGEPIPQPARLRYVTSEELLHKYGSYSMPKSSTVGARGQLHSRKRQKSKNCIIS from the exons GAAGATCTGCCTTCACTGTAAGTGCTCCCAGGAAGAGCACATTGTAACAGTTATGCCTCTGGAGATGGAGAAGACAGTCACCAAGCTCATGTTTGACTTCCAGAGGAATTCAACTTCTGACGACGACTCAGGCTGTGCTTTGGAGGAGTATGCCTGGGTGCCCCCTGGCCTGAAGCCTGAGCAG GTGCATCAGTACTACAGCTGCCTGCCCGAGGACAAGGTTCCCTATGTCAACAGCCCGGGAGAAAAATCTCGCATAAAGCAacttcttcaccagctgccaCCACATGACAATGAG gtTCGCTATTGCAACTCATTggatgaggaggagaagagggagCTCAAACTCTTCAGCAACCAGAGGAAGAGGGAAAACTTAGGGAGAGGCAATGTTCGGCCATTCCCTGTAACCATGACAGGAGCCATCTGTGAGCAG TGTGGTGGCCAGATCAATGGAGGGGACATGGCTGTCTTCGCCTCACGAGCGGGACACGGTGTCTGCTGGCACCCTCCCTGCTTCATCTGCAGTGTGTGCAACGAGCTGCTGGTCGACCTGATCTACTTCTACCAGGATGGGAAGATCTACTGTGGCAGGCACCACGCCGAGTGCCTCAAGCCCCGCTGTGCCGCGTGTGATGAG ATCATTTTTGCTGATGAGTGCACCGAGGCCGAGGGGCGGCACTGGCACATgaagcatttctgctgctttgagTGCGAGACAGTTCTGGGCGGGCAGCGCTACATCATGAAGGACGGGCGGCCctactgctgcagctgcttcgAGTCCCTGTACGCCGAGTACTGCGACACCTGCGCCCAGCACATCG GTATTGACCAGGGCCAGATGACGTACGACGGCCAGCACTGGCACGCCACCGAGACCTGCttctgctgtgcccagtgcaAGAAGTCACTGCTGGGACGGCCCTTCCTGCCCAAGCAGGGCCAGATCTTCTGCTCCAGGGCCTGCAGCATTGGCGATGACCCCAACGGCTCCGACTCCTCCGACTCGGCTTTCCAGAGCGCGCGGGCCAAGGAGTCGCGGCGCAGCGCCAAGATCGGCAAGAACAAGGGCAAGGGCGAGGAGGGGGCACGCAGCCCCTGCAACCAGCTGCAGGTCACCTCCAACCGCCTCTCCACCGACGTGGACCCGCTGTCCCTGCAGATGGATCTGCTGAGCCTGGCCAGTCAGACACCCAGCCTCAACAGGGACCACCTGTGGAGGAGCCGGGATGAGCTCTATCACTACGGGGGCAAAATGGAGCAAAGCCAGTCTCAAACCCCCTTGCAGCTTCTCAGCCAGTGCAACATAAGAACCTCCTACAACCCCACCCAGGTCCCAGGCTCGCAGTCGGATTTATGGGCAAAACACTTCAGCAACCAAAAGAGGAGCTCCTCGTTGGCCATGAAGAGCCACGGTGGCAGCTTCATCCAGGACTGCAGAGAGGACTACTACTCAGGGAGGCTCCGCTCACAGGAGAGCTACAGTGACATGTCCAACCAGAGCTTCCCAGAGACCAGAGGAAGTGTCAAAGTCCCCAAGTAcgaagaggaagaggagggtggGATGCCAGCGTCGCAGTGCCGCACCCGTCACCCCATCAATGCCCTCAAATTCACAGAGGACCTGACGCCCACCGAGCAGACTCCTCGCGGCTCTATGGAGTCCCTGGCGCTGTCCAATGCCACAG GCCTCTCAGCAGACGGCGGAGCCAAGCGCCAGGAGCACCTTTCCAGGTTCTCCATGCCTGACCTGAGCAAAGACTCGGGCATGAACGTCTCGGAGAAGATGAGCAACATGGGCACGCTGAACTCCTCCATGCAGTTCCGCAGCGCCGAGTCCGTGCGCAGCCTGCTGTCGGCGCAGCAGTACCAGGACATGGAGCCCACCCTGCACGACCTCGCCAGCCCCCTGGGCTACCAGGAGCGGCCGTCGCACGGGCGGATGCACCAGAGCTTCGACTACGGCAGCGGGGTGCCCGGGGGCCAGCTGGGCCCGCAGGAGATCCCCCGGCACGCGCCCATGAGCGAGCGCACGCGCCGCAGAACCGTGCTCCGCGACGACGAGCGGCACTACCGCCCGCACCGGCCCCGGCGCTCGCGGCGCTCCCGCTCCGACAACGCCCTGCACCTGGCCAGCGAGCAGAGCTACCGCCTCAAGGAGAGACCCTCGCTGCGCGCCAGGGACGACTACGACCCCTTCGTGcaccagaggagctgcagggagaccGTGGAGCAGGGTCCCTACAGGGATGTCTACGGCCACTGTCCCCGGACGGTGTCGGATCTCGCCTTGCAGAACCACTTGGGCGAGAGGTGGGGGCCCTACTTCGCCGAGTACGACTGGTGCTccacctgctcctcctcttcgGAGTCCGACAACGAGGGCTATTTCCTCGGGGAGCCCATCCCGCAGCCCGCCCGCCTCCGGTACGTGACCAGcgaggagctgctgcacaagTACGGCTCCTACAGCATGCCCAAGTCCTCCACGGTGGGGGCCAGGGGACAGTTGCACAGcaggaaaagacagaagagCAAGAACTGCATCATATCCTAA